Proteins from one Candidatus Methylarchaceae archaeon HK02M2 genomic window:
- a CDS encoding FecR family protein, with product MKKLLMVFIISITCLMICLSAFANVIGAARLSLIKGDVVVQRNDIGTEWVVASINLPLMPGDRVWVTENGRLEIQLLGGSYIRADNNTSVDITNLSRDCGDNITQVAVSQGRTYINYKGSADNNSVFQVDTPLISAMAYSSAKFNVYVYEDGYTEVSVINGTVYVEGMYGNTKVDSGDMISVDTNNYAKLSPRRPNDEWLSWNLSRDSYIARTGISIKYLPATLDIYCVDFDQYGHWVHTPDYGYVWSPSITDITWAPYRKGRWIWMNDDYVWISYEPWGWVPYHYGRWALRVGIGWFWVPPALNDVFWGPGFVAWIYTPTYVSWVPLAPSEMYYGHGYYGYHSVNITKVNIKNVIVTNVYLNSKVAHAVTVVHHDNFVKGVDVKVTNAPANPFLARLKLSVGRPSVKQINLSSLPLKVVQQKHLPPKTTLDTKRTIGLTNRNSALSRNISVFKGSKPISSMHVNVFEDPKSISSNQKLRRVEPRATPQVSNQVQRQESRSTTLSNNTVRRVEPRATPQVSNQVQRQESRRAFAPNNNQTQR from the coding sequence ATGAAAAAGCTTCTAATGGTTTTCATTATCTCTATTACATGTCTGATGATATGTTTATCAGCATTTGCTAATGTTATTGGTGCGGCAAGATTAAGCCTTATAAAAGGCGACGTTGTTGTTCAGAGAAATGATATAGGGACTGAATGGGTAGTTGCATCGATAAACCTTCCACTTATGCCTGGAGATAGAGTATGGGTTACTGAAAATGGCAGGTTGGAAATACAACTCCTTGGTGGGTCTTATATCCGTGCTGACAACAATACGAGTGTTGATATAACAAATCTGAGCAGAGATTGCGGAGATAATATTACCCAAGTTGCCGTAAGCCAAGGGAGAACATATATAAATTACAAGGGATCTGCTGATAATAATTCTGTATTTCAAGTTGATACGCCTCTAATTTCTGCCATGGCTTATAGTTCAGCAAAATTTAATGTATATGTTTATGAAGATGGATATACAGAAGTTTCTGTAATAAACGGTACTGTTTATGTCGAAGGAATGTATGGGAATACAAAGGTTGATAGTGGAGATATGATTTCAGTTGACACCAATAATTATGCAAAGCTTTCTCCAAGGAGACCTAACGATGAATGGTTAAGTTGGAACTTATCAAGAGATTCTTATATTGCGAGAACGGGGATAAGCATAAAGTATCTTCCCGCGACTCTTGATATCTATTGTGTTGATTTTGATCAGTATGGTCATTGGGTTCATACACCAGATTATGGCTATGTCTGGAGTCCTAGCATAACAGATATTACCTGGGCACCTTATAGGAAAGGAAGATGGATATGGATGAATGATGATTATGTGTGGATCTCTTATGAACCGTGGGGATGGGTACCATATCATTACGGCAGATGGGCATTAAGGGTTGGCATAGGATGGTTTTGGGTACCACCTGCATTAAATGACGTTTTCTGGGGGCCTGGTTTTGTGGCTTGGATATATACACCGACCTATGTATCATGGGTTCCACTTGCACCAAGCGAAATGTATTACGGACATGGCTATTATGGTTATCACAGTGTAAACATTACAAAGGTTAACATAAAGAATGTAATTGTAACAAATGTTTATTTAAATTCTAAAGTAGCTCATGCTGTTACTGTTGTTCATCATGACAATTTTGTTAAAGGAGTAGATGTTAAGGTTACAAATGCACCTGCCAATCCATTTCTTGCGAGATTGAAGTTATCAGTAGGAAGACCTTCTGTCAAACAGATTAATCTTTCTTCTCTGCCTTTAAAGGTTGTTCAACAGAAGCATTTACCACCAAAAACAACTCTGGATACTAAAAGAACCATAGGATTGACTAATAGAAACAGTGCTTTAAGTAGGAATATTTCTGTATTCAAAGGAAGTAAGCCCATATCTTCAATGCACGTCAATGTATTCGAAGATCCAAAGTCGATTTCATCAAATCAAAAATTGCGTCGTGTAGAACCCAGGGCTACTCCTCAGGTCAGCAATCAAGTACAACGGCAGGAATCAAGGAGTACCACTCTGTCCAACAACACTGTGCGTCGTGTAGAACCCAGGGCTACTCCTCAGGTCAGCAATCAAGTACAACGGCAGGAATCGAGAAGGGCATTTGCTCCAAACAACAATCAAACTCAACGTTAG